The DNA segment ACAATTCCTGATCCTTATTTGATTCACTGACAATAAATGATTGAATGACGGTAAAAACGCCAGGaagttccaaaaatttttttaagcaTTTTCGCATAGGAATTACTTGCGCCTCACATTTTCTTGAGCTCATGATAATTGTATTTTCCGGATTTCTACGACTGTCCGGCATTTCACCAATAACAACAGACTTTGGCTGTATTAGGTATTTTTCAGATTCCATGTATTTAAAACGTTTATATTCTGTTTTAAAGTTTTCAAATACACTGAAGTTAAATATCGGCTGTATTATTCCATGAAGGTTGGAATCCAAGGCTTTTGTTAACTCAATCTTAATATAGTTTAGTATGTCATCAATTAATTCAGAACTATGCGAGATTATCTCCTGGACAAGATTTCTTGTTATGGAGGGATTACAATATAAGGAtccaataaattttaagaGACATCGAGTCAGATCTGTGTCTGTAAGTTGAACTGGTATATCTTTAGTGtttatttcatcaaaatcAGAAATGGCAGCATTATCATCTTTGTCATTTTGAGATACATTACTTCGATTACTTAAGTCACTGTCCACGCAAACGTTCCTTGTCTTAATATGGTTTGAGGCTACAACCAAATGATTACTGCTGTTCATATGTTTCTTCAAACTGAATACATTGGAAAATTTACGTAAACAATATTGATAAccacataaataattttgctgCAAAGGATGTTGTACTTTcagatgaaaaataaaaatattgcatTTCAAAAAGGTTTTTCGACATAAAGTGCAACGTAACATTGTGATCCTATactgatttttgatttttaatttgattgtgGAGTTGGAAGATCTGGGGCAgttttttatcactttttaAATGAATATCGTAAATGATCCACTGGATAAGAAACCATATATGTTCAGCCTCCAACGGATATTGTAAGTCAAAAACTATAAAAGACTTGAAACATACGTCAACGGCTTTCAGCAGAGTTGGCACTGTATATAAAGTGTCATGGATGTAGAGATGAACAGTCTGGATGTCGTAAAATGTTGGGCCGACGATGATGATGTATGGTTGGACGGTCATCCCAAAGCTGGCCATTTTAGTCCTTTTCGCCTCAATGGCATCGTGAATGTTACTTGGAGCCTGCAATTGCTATTACTAATATACTTGTTTCAATATAAACAGAATGATATACCTTAACGTGAAGAATGAAACCCTCCTGAGATTCTGCCACCGTAGGTTTCCAATAAGTTTTTCCTCCTTTCTTTACCACTTTGCTAGCATTGTTCGAAACTGTTTCGAACAACACTAAAAACTTAATGACATCTTCGGAATCTACAGAAATCATATCGCACTTTATTTATATAGAACGCGCCAAGATAATTATGAATTACCCTTTTTAAGCTTTCCGCCATTCAGCAATTCAAACAGTATGCCGTTGGTCGGCTTCTTGTTTTTTGATACTTCTAACACGCTTTCAAATGTTGATGGCCAATGTTCGAAAAGCATGCAAACTTTGTCTTTATATAGTTCTTCGAAATCACTTTCTATCTGAAAAAAACAAGGGAACCTAATTATGAAAACGTGTGCAGGGGTGCCCCataattattcgtttaaaaaatttcaacgtTAGGTTTTGTTGCGCAAACTTGTGAAATAATGGGTTCCCTACcagttattttataatttaaagcATTACCAGTAAATATCCCGtggataattttaaaataggcCAGTCGTCATAAATCGATGATATCGTAATGGGGTCGTTATTGGAGTTAGGAgaagaaaacttttttcttAGTTGGAATGATTTTTTCCAGTGCGctaaaacactttcaaatgGCTCGCAATTGTTTTTGAGCCAATCTGCGCTTCTCATTACATCATCCAAATCTACAATGTAATTCGTTTTATAAATATACCTAGATAATGTTACCCCATTTCCACTCATTATGGTATAAGCCCCTTCCCCACGCGGAAATGGGGGTACCTAATATGCATAGGTCTACATACCAACATGAGATTCATCTCCACTTCCTCCATTATCGTCTTCAGAGGTATCCTTTTTGGATAGCATTTtgcattttcttaaaaattgtaacatgtttcgatttttgtctaCCAGTTTACCTCTTGCTATGCCAGCTGTATTGGTTTTGGAGTACCTTTTAGGAACTGGAGCAGAAAAGTACACTTCTTTGCATTCTTTTGGAAATAAATCCACTATCGCATTGGCGACTTGTGACAATATGTCATTCGTGAGGCGGACGCTGGTGGAGAAAAATAATCATTGTAACACACCCACTGTTTACCACTTACGTAATTATAAGTACTAACTTTATATCGATATCAAAAAAGTTACAGATGACTATGTTCGTTAAATACCCTTGGCACTTAGGACTCAACCCTCTGTCATTGTATGACGCCATTATGGCTTGGCCAGTAACAGTTTTAGCAAGTAATTTCTTTAGGTCAAAATCCACCATGCACTGATGGAAAGTATTATCTCCAAGCTTCATTTTTTTAGGGAGAGGTTGATCTGATTGTTCATGTTCATTATTACTTTCTAGTATTAATATCTCAGCATTCAATATTGTGTTCGGGAGAGGTTGATTTGTTGCCGATTGAACATTTTCGGTATCGTTGTCAAATTCTATTTCAGCGTTCAATCTGTCATTGACATACTCGTAACTGTTTGCAGATAAATTTGATGTTGATGGTATGGTGATGGTGGAAACTTCTGAATCTGTAATGTCAGGTGTATCCTCTGACGGTCGCTGATAATCGCCCTGTTGAACAGGAACGTATTATTCTATGGTGCACGTGATCATGTGATTCACAAGAAAGATAAACACACAAAAATAGTAAGCATAATAAGTATACTCatttaaac comes from the Tenebrio molitor chromosome 9, icTenMoli1.1, whole genome shotgun sequence genome and includes:
- the LOC138139189 gene encoding uncharacterized protein isoform X1, whose product is MFIVENQITLEELEQLTGNDELFSTIVPSIGERLRIKRHWHHNIHNAQPLHGDYQRPSEDTPDITDSEVSTITIPSTSNLSANSYEYVNDRLNAEIEFDNDTENVQSATNQPLPNTILNAEILILESNNEHEQSDQPLPKKMKLGDNTFHQCMVDFDLKKLLAKTVTGQAIMASYNDRGLSPKCQGYLTNIVICNFFDIDINVRLTNDILSQVANAIVDLFPKECKEVYFSAPVPKRYSKTNTAGIARGKLVDKNRNMLQFLRKCKMLSKKDTSEDDNGGSGDESHVDLDDVMRSADWLKNNCEPFESVLAHWKKSFQLRKKFSSPNSNNDPITISSIYDDWPILKLSTGYLLIESDFEELYKDKVCMLFEHWPSTFESVLEVSKNKKPTNGILFELLNGGKLKKDSEDVIKFLVLFETVSNNASKVVKKGGKTYWKPTVAESQEGFILHVKAPSNIHDAIEAKRTKMASFGMTVQPYIIIVGPTFYDIQTVHLYIHDTLYTVPTLLKAVDVCFKSFIVFDLQYPLEAEHIWFLIQWIIYDIHLKSDKKLPQIFQLHNQIKNQKSV
- the LOC138139189 gene encoding uncharacterized protein isoform X2, whose product is MKLGDNTFHQCMVDFDLKKLLAKTVTGQAIMASYNDRGLSPKCQGYLTNIVICNFFDIDINVRLTNDILSQVANAIVDLFPKECKEVYFSAPVPKRYSKTNTAGIARGKLVDKNRNMLQFLRKCKMLSKKDTSEDDNGGSGDESHVDLDDVMRSADWLKNNCEPFESVLAHWKKSFQLRKKFSSPNSNNDPITISSIYDDWPILKLSTGYLLIESDFEELYKDKVCMLFEHWPSTFESVLEVSKNKKPTNGILFELLNGGKLKKDSEDVIKFLVLFETVSNNASKVVKKGGKTYWKPTVAESQEGFILHVKAPSNIHDAIEAKRTKMASFGMTVQPYIIIVGPTFYDIQTVHLYIHDTLYTVPTLLKAVDVCFKSFIVFDLQYPLEAEHIWFLIQWIIYDIHLKSDKKLPQIFQLHNQIKNQKSV